Part of the Methylomonas sp. AM2-LC genome, TCCATACTCGCAATGCGGATCAGGATGCCTTAGATGTTTTAAGACAAGAAGGGGCTGATCAGGTAGGTGGTATTATTCATTGCTTTACAGAAGATTGGGAATACGCGCAAAAAGCGATAGATTTAAATTTTTATATTTCGTTTTCAGGCATTGTTACATTTAAAAATGCGCTTGCCATTAAAGAAGTTGCTCAAAAAATATCGGCTGATCGCTTTCTAATAGAAACTGACTCCCCCTACTTAGCACCAGTCCCTTTTCGAGGTAAACCAAATTACCCTACTTATGTACGCTATGTAGCTGAGCATATAGCTGAATTACGGCAAGTGCCAGTAGATGAAATTGCTAAACAAAGTAGTGCTAATTTTTATAGCCTGTTTCCTGGGCTTAAAGCTTAGCGTAAAAAAATGCGGCCTGAGAGGCCGCATTATGAGGAAGGAAAGGACTCAATCCCCAAAAAGACAGGGGATGCATGTATGAGCCAAGGTATAGTGTAATAGACTATTAATGCTAAGAAAATGTGACAAATTGTCGCTGCATTACCGATGGCAAGCGAAACTTAGCCTACAGTCGGCGGAGCCATTCGACAGCAACACAGCCTAAATAGGTTGAAAATAGCCTTCGATCGCTTTAATCAGCTTTTTATTTAAGGCAAACATCACTACATGATCACCTTCTGCAAATACTGTATCGTGATGCACTGGCAACACTTCTTTTTCGCGTATCAATGCCCCTAATATGACGCCATCAGGCAGATTGACTTGATCAACCCGCAAACCGACCACAGAGCTAGAATTTTTACTGCGATGAGCAATAGCTTCTATGGCTTCTGCACTGCCACCACAAACCGAACTCACACCAACCACATCACCCTTTCTGACATGCTTGAGGATACCGCCTAAGGTTTCCAGTCTGGGCTGAATAGCTAAATCAATATCACTACCATCAAGTAATTTAAGATAGGCATTATTGTTAACCAGACAGATTGCGCGCTTGGCACCCAGTTTTTTTGCCAGCCCGGCAGAAATAAGATTGATACCATCGTTATTAGTAATGGCGCAGAATAAATCAGTATTTTCGATCATTTCTTCTTGCAGCAAACCCTCATCCGTACAATCACCATGTAAAATCAGCGTATTACGGAGATCATTAGCAATATCTTTGGCGCGATCCAAGTCTAATTCTATCACTTTGACTTGATAATTTTTCTCCAGAGCTATAGCTAAACGCTTACCGACATGTCCACCGCCTGCAATCATGACAGTCTTGATGGGCGCTTCAAGCTTATGCAGGTCTATCAATGTTTTACGCACTTTATCGCGCGGACAAACAAAAAACACCTCGTCCCCGGTTGCTATCACCGCTTCGCCATTTACAGAAATGGCTTTTCCATCCCGGAATATGGCTGCCACTCGAATCATTCCATCCGCCAGCTTTTCTTTTACCACTTGAATTCTTTTGCCCGTTAAAAAGCCCGTAGCAACCACTTTTATTGAAAATAGACGAATTAAACCATCTGCAAATTCGGAAACATGTAGTGCACCAGGGAATTTAACCAGATTATGCAAAGACTCTGTTATCAATTGTTCAGGACTAATAACAATATCAATTCCACCTGGCTGGAATAACTGTGGGTGGTTAAGAAAATCAATAGCCCGTACTCTGGCTATAGTTTTTGGTTTGCTATACAGTGTATTAATGACATGACAGGCCAGCATATTGGTTTCATCCTGATCGGTAACCGCAATGACCATATCAGCATCTTTTATACCAGCACTTTCAAGGATAGTTGGATGAGTCGCATTACCTTCAACAGTAGCAATATCCAACCGGGCTTTAAGCGCGGTTAGTAAATGTGGCTTTTTATCGATTACGACTATATCGTTTTCTTCACTGGCTAAAGCGCCAGCTACAGAAGAACCGGTAACACCGGCACCGAGAATCACTATTTTCATTAAAATCTCAGATAGGGTAAGGTTTTACAGGATGGGAATGTGTCTTGATGCATTGAAAAGACGAATCAGCAATTTTGTAAATTATACGCAGATAGGCTGGCTTGTCCATGTTAAATCTGAACTTATCTATTAACAATGGCTTGATTACTGGTCATAGACACCTCATAACGTTTATAATTACATACTTTGAATTCACTCTCACACTGGAAATATCATGCTGGGTAAGCTGGTTAAACTGATTGTCGGTAGCCGTAACGACAGGCTGGTCAAGAAAAAGCGTAAATTGGTTAAAAGAATTAATGCCTTGGCGGCAGAATATGAACAATTATCCGATGATGCCTTACAAGCCAAAACGCAAGAATTTCGCGAACGTTTGGCCCAAGGTGAAAAACTTGACAATTTAATACCGGAAGCTTTTGCTGCCATCCGTGAAGCATCTACCCGAGTTTTTGGGATGCGCCATTTCGATGTGCAAATGATAGGCGGCATGGTTTTAAATAGTGGCAAAATAGCTGAAATGAAAACCGGGGAAGGTAAAACCCTGATGGCTACCTTGGCTGCCTATCTAAACGCCCTGCCCGGCCATGGCGTACACGTGGTTACCGTTAATGATTATTTGGCTAAACGTGACGCAGAATGGATGGGTAAGCTCTATGGTTTCATGGGATTAACCACCGGTGTAATCGTCAGCGACCTCAGCCACGAGCAACGCAAAATTGCTTATGCGGCTGACATTACCTATGGAACAAACAATGAATTCGGTTTCGATTATTTGCGCGACAATATGGCATTTAATTTGGACCAAAAAGTTCAGCGCGAATTAAACTTTGCGATTGTAGACGAAGTGGATTCTATCCTGATTGACGAGGCACGAACGCCTTTAATCATATCTGGTCAGGCAGAAGGCAGCACCGAAATTTATCTGACCACCAATCAAATCATTCCATATCTGACAAAACAGGAAAAATCGGAAGATCCTGATCTGCAAGACAAAATGCCTGGTGATTATGCAGTTGATGAAAAGTCTCGGCAAATTCATCTCACAGAGGCGGGTTACGAGCGAGTTGAAAGCTTATTGGCTGAACACGGTTTGATAGCAGATGGCTCAACACTCTATGATGCTGCAAATATTCGCTTGATGCATTATTTGAGTGCCTCATTACGTGCGCATGTATTGTTTCAAAAAGATGTTGATTATGTAGTTGCAAATAATCAAATTATCATCGTTGACGAATTTACCGGCCGGATGATGACCGGACGCCGCTGGTCAGAAGGCTTGCATCAAGCGGTTGAAGCTAAAGAAAACGTGCAGATACAAAATGAAAATCAAACCTTGGCATCTATCACGTTTCAGAATTACTTCCGTCTTTATAGAAAACTGTCTGGAATGACAGGTACGGCTGATACTGAAGCCTTCGAACTCAATAAAATTTATGGTCTGGAAGTAGTCGTAATACCTACTCACCGCCCAATGATACGTAAAGACATGGGTGACTTGGTATTTTTGTCAGCTCGCGAAAAATATCAGGCAGTGATTGAAGACATCAAGGATTGTGTAAAACGTCAGCAACCTGTATTGGTAGGTACCAGCTCAATTGAAAACTCCGAACTTATCTCCGGATTATTAAAACAACAAAATATTCAGCATGAAGTACTTAACGCCAAACAGCACGAACGCGAAGCGCATATTATAGAACGTGCGGGTATGCCTGGCGCTGTGACTATTGCTACCAACATGGCAGGTCGTGGTACGGATATTGTATTGGGTGGCAGCTTGTCTGCAGAGCTAGCCTTGTTAGGTGATGATGCTAGCGACGCTGAAAAAAATAATGTCCGCAATGCTTGGCAGGAACGCCATGAAAAAGTATTACAAAGCGGTGGTTTACATGTTATTGGCGCAGAGCGCCATGAATCAAGACGTATAGACAATCAGCTTAGAGGCCGGTCTGGACGTCAGGGCGATCCAGGCTCTACACGATTCTATTTGTCATTACAAGATGATCTGATGCGTATTTTTGCGTCAGAGCGCGTTGCGGGTTTAATGCAAAAACTGGGAATGCAAGAAGGTGAAGCTATTGAACACCCCTTAGTAACTCGATCAATTGAAAGTGCGCAACGTAAAGTTGAGAATCGCAACTTTGATATTCGTAAAGAAATTCTGGCATATGACGATGTTGCCAATGATCAACGCAAGGTTATCTACTCACAACGTAATGAGTTAATGGCTGCTGAAGATATTAGTGATATTGTTACTGCAATTCGTAACGATGTACTTAATGACGTTATTACCGCTTTCATTCCAGCTAAAACTATGCAGGAACAGTGGGATATTCACGGTTTGGAAATACATTTACATCAAGAGTTTAACCTAAGCTTGCCCTTACAGGATATGTTAAACCAGGATGTCAGTCTAAACGAACCTAAACTTCGGCAAATCATTATTGACAAAGCAGCTCAAGAAAGTCACAACAAGGAAGCTGCCATTGGTGCTGACGTGTTGCGGCATTTTGAAAAATCTGTCATGTTACAGGTATTGGACAATAGCTGGAAAGAACATTTGGCGGCTATGGATCAGTTGCGTCAAGGTATACATTTCCGTGGTTATGCACAAAAAGATCCTAAGCAAGAGTATAAACGAGAATCTTTTATCATGTTTAGCGACTTGTTAACCCATATCAAACAAGAGGTGGTAGGCATACTAGCTAAAGTGCAAGTTACCAGAGAAGAAGATGTAAAAGCACTGGATGAACAGCGTCAGGCTCCTCAGGAAATGCACTTTGAACATGCTGAAGCGCACTCTGCATTTGAAGTGGAACAAACGCCTGTTGCTACTCCGCAACCGAATAATGATCAACCGTTTGTGCGTAACGCTGAAAAAATAGGGCGTAACGATATTTGCCCGTGCGGATCCGGCAAAAAATATAAGCAATGCCACGGCAGATTGGAATAAGCGCGTAAAGGAAGGAAATAAGCACAGAGGAAATGCCTGTCTAAATCCAACATAGCCGCAGCAAACAATCTAATGTATAAACACACATACCCAAGTACTATCTTGGGTATGTGTGTTAGAAATAGTAAAACACGAGTCTATACAGGTAAGCAGCATCTAAAGCACTAGTAATTTGGGAGTTGATTATCGCTTCCAGTTCCCAGTCGACTAAATCCAAACTTGAGGACAAAACGATGCCCCATAGAGTTTTTCGAA contains:
- the trkA gene encoding Trk system potassium transporter TrkA; protein product: MKIVILGAGVTGSSVAGALASEENDIVVIDKKPHLLTALKARLDIATVEGNATHPTILESAGIKDADMVIAVTDQDETNMLACHVINTLYSKPKTIARVRAIDFLNHPQLFQPGGIDIVISPEQLITESLHNLVKFPGALHVSEFADGLIRLFSIKVVATGFLTGKRIQVVKEKLADGMIRVAAIFRDGKAISVNGEAVIATGDEVFFVCPRDKVRKTLIDLHKLEAPIKTVMIAGGGHVGKRLAIALEKNYQVKVIELDLDRAKDIANDLRNTLILHGDCTDEGLLQEEMIENTDLFCAITNNDGINLISAGLAKKLGAKRAICLVNNNAYLKLLDGSDIDLAIQPRLETLGGILKHVRKGDVVGVSSVCGGSAEAIEAIAHRSKNSSSVVGLRVDQVNLPDGVILGALIREKEVLPVHHDTVFAEGDHVVMFALNKKLIKAIEGYFQPI
- a CDS encoding TatD family hydrolase; the encoded protein is MYIDSHCHLDRIDLTPYEHDFAKFVQDAEQQGIQHMLCIAIDLESYPALFEQILPYPNISLSVGVHPNVTDGHDPSIEELLVLAEHQKVIAIGETGLDYFHGKGDLDWQKQRFKNHIQVAKDLKKPLIIHTRNADQDALDVLRQEGADQVGGIIHCFTEDWEYAQKAIDLNFYISFSGIVTFKNALAIKEVAQKISADRFLIETDSPYLAPVPFRGKPNYPTYVRYVAEHIAELRQVPVDEIAKQSSANFYSLFPGLKA
- the secA gene encoding preprotein translocase subunit SecA; this translates as MLGKLVKLIVGSRNDRLVKKKRKLVKRINALAAEYEQLSDDALQAKTQEFRERLAQGEKLDNLIPEAFAAIREASTRVFGMRHFDVQMIGGMVLNSGKIAEMKTGEGKTLMATLAAYLNALPGHGVHVVTVNDYLAKRDAEWMGKLYGFMGLTTGVIVSDLSHEQRKIAYAADITYGTNNEFGFDYLRDNMAFNLDQKVQRELNFAIVDEVDSILIDEARTPLIISGQAEGSTEIYLTTNQIIPYLTKQEKSEDPDLQDKMPGDYAVDEKSRQIHLTEAGYERVESLLAEHGLIADGSTLYDAANIRLMHYLSASLRAHVLFQKDVDYVVANNQIIIVDEFTGRMMTGRRWSEGLHQAVEAKENVQIQNENQTLASITFQNYFRLYRKLSGMTGTADTEAFELNKIYGLEVVVIPTHRPMIRKDMGDLVFLSAREKYQAVIEDIKDCVKRQQPVLVGTSSIENSELISGLLKQQNIQHEVLNAKQHEREAHIIERAGMPGAVTIATNMAGRGTDIVLGGSLSAELALLGDDASDAEKNNVRNAWQERHEKVLQSGGLHVIGAERHESRRIDNQLRGRSGRQGDPGSTRFYLSLQDDLMRIFASERVAGLMQKLGMQEGEAIEHPLVTRSIESAQRKVENRNFDIRKEILAYDDVANDQRKVIYSQRNELMAAEDISDIVTAIRNDVLNDVITAFIPAKTMQEQWDIHGLEIHLHQEFNLSLPLQDMLNQDVSLNEPKLRQIIIDKAAQESHNKEAAIGADVLRHFEKSVMLQVLDNSWKEHLAAMDQLRQGIHFRGYAQKDPKQEYKRESFIMFSDLLTHIKQEVVGILAKVQVTREEDVKALDEQRQAPQEMHFEHAEAHSAFEVEQTPVATPQPNNDQPFVRNAEKIGRNDICPCGSGKKYKQCHGRLE